The following coding sequences lie in one Rutidosis leptorrhynchoides isolate AG116_Rl617_1_P2 chromosome 4, CSIRO_AGI_Rlap_v1, whole genome shotgun sequence genomic window:
- the LOC139845208 gene encoding transmembrane 9 superfamily member 1-like encodes MWPVARSSSAAASLTAFFIASIYLITSPVFASEYDHKYQPDDPINLWVNKVGPYNNPQETYNYYSLPFCRQPGNPGHKWGGLGEVLGGNELIDSQFDIKYERNVDKTRICELKLDEAKVKQFKEAIENNYWFEFFMDDLPMWGFVGELNPDKNSDKKHLIFTHKNITIQYKKDQIIHVNLTQENPKPLEAGKTLDMTYSVKWSETNITFARRFDVYLDYHFFEHQIHWFSIFNSFMMVIFLTGLVSMILMRTLRNDYAKYAREDDDLESLERDVSEESGWKLVHGDVFRPPRNLVLLSAVVGTGAQLALLILLVILFAIVATLYIGRGAIVTTFIVCYALTSFVSGYVSGGMHSRSGGKHWIKSMILTASLFPFLCFGTGFILNTIAIFYGSLAAIPFGTMVVVFVIWAFISFPLALLGTIVGRNWSGAPNNPCRVKTIPRPIPEKKWYLTPFVVSIMGGLLPFGSIFIEMYFVFTSFWNYKVYYVYGFMLLVFIILVIVTVCVTIVGTYFLLNAENYHWQWTSFFSAASTAIHVYLYSIYYYSVKTKMSGFFQTGFYFGYTAMFCLALGILCGAVGYLGSNLFVRRIYRNIKCD; translated from the exons TACCAACCAGACGACCCAATTAACCTTTGGGTGAATAAAGTCGGGCCTTACAATAATCCACAAGAAACGTACAACTATTACAGCCTTCCATTTTGTCGTCAACCTGGTAACCCTGGTCATAAGTGGGGTGGCCTAGGTGAAGTATTAGGAGGAAATGAGCTTATTGACAGTCAATTTGACATCAAATATGAAA GAAATGTGGATAAAACAAGAATCTGTGAGCTTAAACTCGATGAAGCAAAGGTTAAGCAGTTTAAGGAGGCTATTGAGAATAACTACTGGTTTGAATTTTTCATGG ATGATTTGCCAATGTGGG GTTTTGTTGGAGAGTTGAATCCTGATAAGAACAGCGATAAGAAGCATCTGATATTCACACATAAAAATATTACCATACAATACAAGAAGGATCAG ATCATTCATGTTAATCTTACTCAAGAAAACCCAAAGCCGCTAGAAGCTGGGAAAACACTAGATATGACTTACTCAGTCAAGTGGAGCGAAACTAATATCACATTTGCTCGCCGTTTTGATGTGTACTTGGATTACCATTTCTTTGAGCATCAG ATTCATTGGTTCTCCATTTTCAACTCATTCATGATGGTTATCTTCCTCACTGGTTTGGTTTCTATGATTCTGATGCGGACTTTGAGAAATGACTATGCCAAGTATGCTCGTGAAGATGATGATTTGGAAAGTCTG GAGAGAGATGTAAGTGAAGAATCTGGTTGGAAGCTTGTTCATGGTGATGTTTTCCGACCACCAcgcaatttggttttgttgtcggcTGTTGTTGGAACGGGTGCCCAGTTAGCGCTGCTGATTCTTCTCGTCATCTTGTTTGCAATTGTTGCAACGTTGTACATTGG GCGAGGAGCAATCGTCACCACGTTCATTGTTTGTTACGCCCTCACGTCTTTTGTCTCTGGATATGTAAGTGGTGGCATGCATTCGCGTAGTGGTG GGAAGCATTGGATTAAGTCGATGATCCTGACTGCATCTCTTTTCCCATTTTTGTGCTTTGGAACTGGCTTCATTTTGAACACTATCGCTATATTTTACGGGTCTCTTGCAGCAATTCCATTTGGGACAATGGTGGTTGTTTTTGTTATTTGGGCTTTCATCTCTTTCCCTCTCGCTCTTCTCGGTACCATTGTTGGAAGGAACTGGAGCGGTGCTCCAAATAACCCGTGCCGTGTGAAGACGATTCCTCGCCCTATTCCCGAGAAAAAGTGGTATCTCACTCCATTCGTCGTCTCAATAATGGGAGGACTGCTACCTTTCGGTAGTATTTTCATCGAGATGTACTTTGTCTTCACATCCTTCTGGAATTACAAG GTGTATTACGTTTATGGCTTTATGCTACTCGttttcatcattcttgttattgtAACGGTGTGTGTGACAATCGTGGGGACATATTTCTTGCTAAATGCCGAGAATTACCACTGGCAATGGACTTCGTTCTTCTCTGCAGCCTCTACAGCTATCCATGTCTACTTGTATTCGATATATTACTACTCTGTGAAGACTAAGATGTCTGGCTTCTTCCAAACCGGCTTCTACTTCGGATACACGGCTATGTTTTGTCTTGCGTTAGGAATCCTCTGCG GAGCGGTTGGCTATCTGGGTTCAAATCTGTTTGTAAGACGGATTTATCGAAATATCAAGTGTGATTAA